CGTGAACAACCCGGTCATTCTGGTCAAGGCTTCGGCTGGCGGGGGCGGCATGGGCATCGAGGAAGTGGACGACCCGGACAAGTTCCGAAGTGTTCTGCGCCGCATCAAAAACTACGCCAAACGCCAGTTCCGGGACGAAGGCGTGCTCATCGAACAGCGCATTTTCGACTTCAACCATCTGGAAGTGCAGGTTCTGGCCGATCGCACGGGGCAGAACCCGGTACATTTCGGCACCCGCAACTGCTCGGTGCAGTCTCTGGGGCGGCAGAAACGCATCGAAGTGGCGCCGGGGTTCGATCCGTCCTCCCTGCGTTACGCCTTTGACGCCAAAAAGGTTCTCGAGGACATCACCGAATATTCCCTGCGTATGGCCCGGGAGGCCGGATACGACAATGTGGGCACCTGGGAATGGATTGTCAGTCCCACGGGACAGCCCTTTCTGATGGAGGTCAACACCCGCATCCAGGTGGAAAACGGGGTGTCGGCCCGTATCGCGTCCATCAAGGGCCGCGGGGACGTGGACCTCATCGCCGAGCAGATCCGGGTGGGGCTGGGCGCTCCTCTGGGGTACGCGCAGCAGGATATCCGGCTGGGCGGCGTGGGCATCGAGTACCGCATCATCGCCGAAGATCCGGACAACAGATTCGCCCCCTGGGTCGGCCGGATCACGTCTTTCGACTGGCCCGAGCAGCCCTGGCTGACCGTGCACACGCAGGTGCCGCGCGACCGGGAATACGAGATTCCCACGGATTTCGATCCCAATCTGGCCCTGGCCATCATCTGGGGCAAGGACCTGGATGAGGCCAGAGCGCGCGGGCAGGAATTTCTGGACACTCTTACTCTGGCCGGGGAAAACGCCGGCGGCGAACCGCTCAAGTCCAACATCGCGTTTCTGAAGCGCAAAACCGAGAAGATTCTGGTTTTCTGAACAACTTGCCGTTTCGGGGCGACATTTCCTGACGGCCGTTCAGACATTCAGCCGAAGCCGGTTTCCCGGCGAAAATCAACACCCGCGAGGCATACGGCGCCCTATGGATATGGAAAAACGCACGCAGGAACTTCGGGACCGCCTGAAATACATTCAGGATATTTTTGCCCCGGACGAGAACAGCAACGTGAGCATGCTCGAAACCAGATTCGGGGAGTTCGTCTCCCGCGTGCCGGAACTGAACAAGCAGGAAGCCGTCCGGCAGCTGGAGACCCTGGAAGAACTGTTCCGGTTTCTGGAAAAGAAGCTGGAGCGGGACCTGACGCCCATGAACAAGGTGCGCATTGTCCGCCATCCGCAGCGCATCTGCCTGAAGGACATTCTGGAAAACGTCTACGACAACTACACCGAGATCGGCGGCCAGGACGACTACAGCATCGATCCCGCCATGCTTATCGCCCGGGCCTACATCACCCGCAAGCGTGGCAAGAAGCTGCATCATCAGGCGGTCATGGTCATCGGCCAGGAAAAGGGGCACGGGCAGGAATTCAGGAACGGCGGCTCGGTCAAGCCCTGGGGCAACGCCAAGGCCCTGCACTACATGAAGGTCGCGGAGACGGAGAACATCCCCATCCACACCTATATTTTCACTCCCGGCTCCTACCCTATCGAGGATTATCCCGGGGCGGCCCAGCAGATCGCCAAGAATCTCTATGAAATGGCGGGCATCAAGGTGCCCATCGTAGCCGTCATTTCCGAGGGCGGTTCCGGCGGCGCCGAGGCCATCGGGCTGGCCGACACGCGCATGATGCTCTCCCACGGATACTATTCGGTCATTTCCCCCGAGGGCGCGGCGGCCATCGAGGGCCGTCTGCGCGACGGGCAGCGCGCCGAGCCGGAGCTGATCGAGCGCTGTGCCAGACAGCTCAAGATCACGGCTGACGACAACCGGGCCATGGGCTATGTGGACTGGCGAATCAGCGAGCCCGAACTGGGGGCCCGGCCCGAACACTACGATTTTTTCCGTAAACTGCGTAAAGCCGTGATCCGGTCCACGGACGAAATCGTGCTGAACGTCAGCGGCCTGCGGCTTTTTCGCTCCATCGCCCTGAAACGCCACAAGGGGGCGGACGTGTATGTGCGCTGGAGCCTTAATTCCAGGGCAAAGGAACGTCTTTTGTGGATGCGCTACACGAAGTACCGGCGCATGGCCCAGTTCGCCTACACGGATAAGCGGCACTGGTTCAGCCGGGGCAGCGAGTCTCTGGGAGAGATGTGGACGGCCCTGTATTCGTATTTTCGTTACGATCTGTTCGGCAAGCAGCGCAAGAAAGTCACGGAGCTGGCCGAAGACGTGCAGGCGGAAATGCAGGTGGTTGTGGGGCGTTCTTCCCGCTTCTGGAAAAGCCTTGTGGGCAGATTGTCGCTTGGCTCGAACAAGAGGCACGTGGACAAGGAGGGGCTGACTTCTCTTTCGGCCTGGAACGACTCCGCCCAGAGTAACGGGCAGTGGCGCTATGTCAGCCCCCAGGCCAAAAAGGACCGCGCCGTGGCCTGCCCCAACGCGGCGGTACACGGCTGCCTGGACCAGTGGGCCCCGGATCTTTTCGGGGAATGGGCCGGGGTATGCAGTTTCTGTGGTCATCATTTTCCCATGGAGCATCAGTGGTATCTGCACAATATATTCGATCCCGGCTCCATTTACGAGATCTTCTCCGAAATCGAATCCATCAATCCGCTGAGTTTCGACGGTTTCGATCTGAAACTGGACGAGGCCAAGCGCAAGACCGGTCACAAATGCGGATGCATGACCTTCGAGGCCCGCATCGAAGGCACTTCCGTCATGGTGGCCATGTTCATGGCGGCCTTTCGCGGCGGCAGCGTGGGCGCGGCCGAGGGGGAGAAATTCATCCGGGCCATGGAACGGGCGCGCAAGAAGCAGCTGCCTTTCCTTTCGTATGTGCACGGCACGGCGGGCATCCGCATTCAGGAAGGCGTCAACGGGGTCATCCAGATGCCGCGCTGCACCATGGCCGTACGCCGCTACATCGAGGCGGGCGGTCTTTATCTGGTGCTGTACGATACCAACTCCTACGCAGGCCCGGTGGCCAGCTTCCTGGGTTGCTCGCCGTATCAGTTCGCGGTGCGGTCGGCCAATATCGGGTTCGCCGGACCGGGAGTCATCAAGGAAACTACGGGCATGGACATTCCTCCCCACTACCACAACGCTTTCCAGGCCCTGTCGCGCGGACATGTTCAGGGCATCTGGGACCGCAGGGAAATCCGGAACAATCTGGTGCAGTCGCTGCAAACCATGGGCGGCCGCAATCTGTATTACCGCTAGGAGGCCATCTGTGATCGACGTGAAAGAGCTGCTGCGGGAATTGCGGGAGGAACCCTACGAGAAGGTGGTCATCCGCGCCCCGCACTGCGGCAGGGTGGAGTTCGTGGCCAGCGAGCCCGGCGCCAGAGTGACCGGCCCCGGCGGCACCTGGAAGGAAAAGCCGGGTACGCTTCTGGCCCGGCTGGAGCGGGAAAAGAGTATCCGGCCGCTGCACGCGCCGCAGAAAGGAGAGCTCATGTCCTTGGCGGAAGTGCAGAACGGGCAGTTCGTGCAGGCCGGACAGGAACTCATGACCATCCGCCATTTTCTGACCAGGGACGAGGTGGTGGCCCGCATCCTGCGGCGTTCCCTTTCCCTCTTCCTTGCCCCGGAAAAGGGAAAATATTATTTTTATCCGGACGTGGACATCAAGATAAAGACCAAGGGCAGCCAGACCGTGCAGGTGGAGGACGGAATGGATCTGTTCATCCTGTCCCGGATGAAGCGGGAAACGGCGGTCCGGTACACGGGCCCGGCGGGCATCATCTATGCGGTTTATTTTGAAACCAACGATTCCGTTGACCGGGACAGTCCGCTCATCGGCGTATGTCCCGAAGACCATCTGAGTGAAATTCAGGAAGTCGTCGCCCGCGTGCAGAGCGACTGGGAGGAGCGCGATGGGTAAAGTCCTGCAGGTCAGGCTGTATGCCTACACCTATGCGGAAGATGATGTGCGCCGGGAATGGCCGTTGCTCTGGAAATGGGCCTTCGAGGAAACCCGGCCGGGCTTTCCCCTCGAGAGGGAGGGCGTGATGGAACTCGTCCGGGCCCTGGATGACATGCTCCAATTTGAAAAAGGATCGGACACACTGCGTCAGGCGCTGTCGAGGTATCTTCCGTCAGTGACGGAGCAGGCGCGCAAGCTGGAAGAAGCTTTGGCCGACTGGGATCCCAAGGCCGCCAATGCAGCCACCGACCGCATCGAGGAAGGCCTGACCGAACTGGAACGAAACACGCCCCGGCCATGAGCGGGGGAAAGGAGACGATATGGCGGGAAGTCTGAACAAGGTGCTGTTGATCGGCCGGCTGGGCCGCGATCCGGAGATGCGCTACACCGCTTCCGGGCAGCCCGTGGCCAATTTTTCCATAGCCACGGATGAGACATACACCAGCAAGGACGGCCAGAAGGTGGAAAAAACCGAATGGCACCGGATTGTGGTCTGGGGCAAGCAGGCGGAGTTCTGTGGAAATTATCTGTCCAAAGGGCGTCTGGTATATATCGAAGGCAAGCTGGAGACCCGCAAGTGGCAGGACAAGGAAGGCATGGAGCGTACCACCACTGAAATCCGGGCGGACCGGGTGCTGGGGCTGGATTCCCGCCAGTCCGAAGGCGGCTTCGCTCCCGCGCCTCAGTACCAGAGAAACCAGTCCGGCCAGAACGCCGACATGGGCTATGAGGATATGGGCTCGCCGTTTCCATCCGAAGCCAGCGGCATGGACGACGCGCCGTTCTGATTTGCGGATGATCTGCGGAGCCTGCGGGCTTCGGCGCGATTTCTCAGCGTGGATTTCCTAAAGAAATCCACGTTTTTTATTTTCAAGGCGCCTGCCGGAAAGGATTTCTTGAAGGCCGCCCTCTGTCACCGGGGTCTCGCGGCATCGCGCAGAGCCGTCCCTCTCTGGGGATCTGCCAGTTCGCGGACCACGAAGTGAATCTGGCTGCCGCGGCCCAGATCGTCGGTTACGGATGCGCTGTGGCGGCCTGGCTCCAGGGTGACGAAGCAGGGTGTTTCCGGCGAGGCGTGCCCCACGTAGCGGCCGTCCACATACCAGTAATGCACGGCCGCTCCGGTGCCGGGAGCCGCGACCAGGGCCAGCCGCTGGAATTCGGGCGGGGCGTCGGGCCGGATCAGGTACGGAGTGCGGGCCGACGGGGACTGGATGAGCGGGCCTTTTTCCTCCGGCACGTCCGGGCAATCGGGATGGACTTTGGGCAGGCCGGGCAGAGGCGCGCCTTGGGCCATGCGGTAGGCGACCAGTTCGGCGGGCCAGATGAGCGCCGTTTCCTCCCGTGCGGTCCGGCTCAGCAGACAGTCGCCGTGCAGGCGCAGGCCGGTCTCCGGGTCCACGAAGATGCGTTTGTGCAGGGTGCAGACCGGGAGGCTGGTGACCCCGGCAATGGCCTGGGTCAGGGTTGTGGGGCAGGCCGGGCCGGGCCGGTGTCCGCTTAACGCGCAGACCGGAATCCGGCGCAGGGCCGGGGCGGCGAACCGGGGCAGGCTGGTCGTGCCGGGAGAAAGCATCCGGAACAGATCGAAAAGCAGAGGCCCCGCATGGAGGGTCCCGGAAATGTTCTTGCACTGGGAGCCGTCGGGGTTGCCCGCCCAGACGCCGATGGCCAGTTCCTGGCTCAGGCCCGCGGCCCAGGCATCGCGGTGGCCGAAGGAGGTGCCGGTTTTCCAGGCCACGGCGGGCGCGCCGACGGTGAATTCCCAGGAATCGGACATTTCCGGGCGTCTGGTGGCGGCCAGGATGTCGAGCACCATGGCCGAGGCTTCCGGAGAAATGATCTGCGTTCCGCCGTGGCGGTCCCCTCCTGCCAGCGGTCTGACGGGACGGTACTCGCCGCCCGCCCCCAGAGTGGCGTAAAGATTGACCAGTTCCAGCAGACGCACTTCGCATCCGCCCAGAGCCAGAGACAGACCGTAATGGGCGGCAGGCCGGTCCAGAGTGGTCAGGCCGCCCCGCCGCAACAGGTCGTGAAAGGGAGCCAGTCCGCACCGGGCCAGAAGGCGTGCGGCCGGCACGTTCAGGGAGGTGGCCAGGGCCATGCGCGCGCTGATCAGACCCTGAAAGTCCTGACCGTAGTTTTCCGGCATGTAACCGCCGAAATCCGTGGGCACGTCCAGCAGCATGGAGCCGGGGGTAAGGTGTCCCTGATCGAAGGCCAGGGCGTACAGAAAGGGTTTCAGGGTGGAGCCAGGAGAGCGTCTGGACAAGGCGTTGTCCACCTGCCCCTGGCGGGCCGTGTCCCAGAAATCGGGCGAACCCGCATAGGCCAGAATTTCCCGGGTGCGGGTATGGAGCACCACCACTGCTACGGACCCGATGGCCGCGCGGCGCAGCTCCTCCAGGCGACTTGCAATGGCGGACTCCACAATGCCCTGCATCCGTTTGTCCAGACTGCTCCGCAGCACTGCCTGTTCCGGCAGACGGGAACGCAGCCAGCGGCAGAAATGCGGCGCGGCCTGGGGCACGGCGGCCCGCGAGGCCAGCAGCGGGCGGCTTTGGCTTTCGGCAATGCGCGCCTCGCTGAACACACCGTCTCGTGCGAAGCGCTTCAGTACCTGGTTGCGCACCTTCAAGGCCGCCTCGGGATTTTTCAGCGGATTGTAGCGCGAGGGCGAGCGCGGCAGCACTGAAAGAAGAGCTATTTCTCCGAGGGACAGGGCGTCCGGCTTTTTGCCGAAATACTGCCACGAAGCGGCCCCCACCCCCACCACGTTGCCGCCGAAGGGCGCGAGGTTCACGTACCAGGTCAGAATCTGTTCCTTGGAGTAATGGGCGCTCAGTTGCAGGGCGCGCAGGGCTTCCACCAGCTTGGTGCCGAAGGTGCGCGGGTGCGGGTCGGCCATGCGGGCCACCTGCATGGGAATGGTGGACGCGCCGCTGACCACGCGTCCGTGCCGGAGGTTGCTCCACATGGCGCGGATCACGGCCAGCGGGTTGACGCCCGGATGATGGCGGAAATGCCGGTCTTCGGAGTGGATCAGGGCCGTGACCAGATCCGGGGAGACCTCGTCCAGGGTCACGGGAAAGCGCCACATGCCGTCCGGAGCCAGAAAATAGCGCAGAGACTTGCCGTTTCTGTCCAGCACGCGGGTGGACGGCGCGGGTTCGAGCCTGTCCACGGGAAAAGGAAAAAGCCTGTCCAGGATAAAGGCGCTCACGAGCGCCAGCACCAGAAACAGGCTCAGGGCCGTGACCACGCGGCGAGCGCGGGCCACGGCTTTTTGGGTCATTGCTGTTCGTCCCGGACCACGCGCAGGGTGCCGATGGAGCCGGCGGCGCGGATATCCGGGTAATACATGGCTTCGGCCTGAATGGGCGGCATGGTGAACGCGCCCGGCGTCACCGCCCGGAGCACGCTGTAGCGGGTTGCCCATTTGTTGCCCCGCAGACTGGCGAAGACCAGAATGCGGTCATCGCGCAGATCCTGATGGCCTTCCAGCTGGGGGACGTCCTCCATCCAGTCCAGCCGTTCGGTGGTGGCCAGGCGTGGATTTTCCACTTCCAGCCCGGCGGGCAGCAGGCTCTGCACCACCACGTTGTCCAGATTGCCGGACGTGCTGCGCACGCGGGTGCGCATGACGATGAGTTCTCCCTGGCGGACGTTGTTCATGTCCAGAGGCTGTCCGTCCTCGCGCAGGAGGGTCTGCTCCACTTCCAGGCCCTGAGCCAGCGGGCGATGCGTTTCAGTCTTGGGCGCACCGGCCGTGAGGGCCGTGAAGAAGACCTGGCGGTCGGCCGGGGTTTTGGTCAGGGAGATTTCACCCGAGGTAAGGATGCCCTCGGCGGTGAAGGTTCTGGTTTCCTCGAAGGGCCGGGTCTGGCCAGGCCAGGCCAGGGTTCCGGCAAAGGGCCGGTCGTCATTCCAGGCGGAGAGGAACTTGCCCAGAGCCATGAAGGCCAGGCTCGTTTCCTGGGTGGAATACCAGCGGCCCTTGTCCAGCTCTTCGCTGATGCGCTCTATGAGTCCGGCCAGACGGGGATCGTCCGGGCTCTGGGCCTGGAGGATGAGGGCCGTCAGGGCCCGGTCGCGCAGGCCCGAACCCAGATTGGCGCCATTGGCGGGCCGTCCGTCGTCGAAGGTGGGATTGATTTGCAGCAGTTCGAAGCCCGCGTCGGGATTGCCGCTGGCGAAGTAGGCTCCGGCCAGCAGAGTCCGGGACACGCCCTTCATATTCTTGCCGAAGGTTTCACGCAGGTAGTCCTGGCTGCCCAGGTTGGGATTTTTGGACAAGGCCAGCACGTACAGGGCGTAGGCGGCCCGTTCGACTTCCCATCCGGCGGCGTCGGCCGGGGGATTGGTCAGGTTGGTCAGATAGCCCAGGCCGCGGTTGATCATGCGTTCGGGGACCGTATGCCCGGCCTGCATGGCTTCCAGCAGGAAGTGGCAGACATAGGCCGAAACCCAGGGGTCGGTCTCCGCGCCCGGCCAGTAGCCGTAACCGCCCGAAGATGTCTGCATGGTCTGCAGGCGGCGGATGGCCACGTGCACTAGGCCTGCCGGGCCGGTGGTGCTGAACCGGCCGGGAGCCAGCTGCTTGGCCAGACTGCCGAAGTACAGGAGCGGGAAGGCCTTGGAAACCGTCTGCTCGGAGCAGCCGTAGGGATAGCCCAGCAGGTTGTCCAGGTGGCCGGAGAAGCGCATGAGCGGCAGAACGGACAGGCGCACCGTGCGTCTGACGGTTTCCGGCAGCAGCGTGTCCGGCGCGGCGGCGC
Above is a window of Desulfomicrobium orale DSM 12838 DNA encoding:
- a CDS encoding biotin attachment protein, producing the protein MIDVKELLRELREEPYEKVVIRAPHCGRVEFVASEPGARVTGPGGTWKEKPGTLLARLEREKSIRPLHAPQKGELMSLAEVQNGQFVQAGQELMTIRHFLTRDEVVARILRRSLSLFLAPEKGKYYFYPDVDIKIKTKGSQTVQVEDGMDLFILSRMKRETAVRYTGPAGIIYAVYFETNDSVDRDSPLIGVCPEDHLSEIQEVVARVQSDWEERDG
- a CDS encoding single-stranded DNA-binding protein, which gives rise to MAGSLNKVLLIGRLGRDPEMRYTASGQPVANFSIATDETYTSKDGQKVEKTEWHRIVVWGKQAEFCGNYLSKGRLVYIEGKLETRKWQDKEGMERTTTEIRADRVLGLDSRQSEGGFAPAPQYQRNQSGQNADMGYEDMGSPFPSEASGMDDAPF
- a CDS encoding carboxyl transferase domain-containing protein, which gives rise to MDMEKRTQELRDRLKYIQDIFAPDENSNVSMLETRFGEFVSRVPELNKQEAVRQLETLEELFRFLEKKLERDLTPMNKVRIVRHPQRICLKDILENVYDNYTEIGGQDDYSIDPAMLIARAYITRKRGKKLHHQAVMVIGQEKGHGQEFRNGGSVKPWGNAKALHYMKVAETENIPIHTYIFTPGSYPIEDYPGAAQQIAKNLYEMAGIKVPIVAVISEGGSGGAEAIGLADTRMMLSHGYYSVISPEGAAAIEGRLRDGQRAEPELIERCARQLKITADDNRAMGYVDWRISEPELGARPEHYDFFRKLRKAVIRSTDEIVLNVSGLRLFRSIALKRHKGADVYVRWSLNSRAKERLLWMRYTKYRRMAQFAYTDKRHWFSRGSESLGEMWTALYSYFRYDLFGKQRKKVTELAEDVQAEMQVVVGRSSRFWKSLVGRLSLGSNKRHVDKEGLTSLSAWNDSAQSNGQWRYVSPQAKKDRAVACPNAAVHGCLDQWAPDLFGEWAGVCSFCGHHFPMEHQWYLHNIFDPGSIYEIFSEIESINPLSFDGFDLKLDEAKRKTGHKCGCMTFEARIEGTSVMVAMFMAAFRGGSVGAAEGEKFIRAMERARKKQLPFLSYVHGTAGIRIQEGVNGVIQMPRCTMAVRRYIEAGGLYLVLYDTNSYAGPVASFLGCSPYQFAVRSANIGFAGPGVIKETTGMDIPPHYHNAFQALSRGHVQGIWDRREIRNNLVQSLQTMGGRNLYYR
- a CDS encoding biotin carboxylase N-terminal domain-containing protein, whose amino-acid sequence is MKSSESKKHKILIANRGEIAIRIMQACRKLGLDFVALFTEPDRHSEHCVLARNLGGEDSLYRVSAYLDANEIFAVADHSGATAIHPGYGFFAEDYRFARRVAQREHKLIFIGPSWQVIRELGDKINTKRLARKLGVPTVPGSDRPVTDDLEAEDIARSLFAFQKEQGVNNPVILVKASAGGGGMGIEEVDDPDKFRSVLRRIKNYAKRQFRDEGVLIEQRIFDFNHLEVQVLADRTGQNPVHFGTRNCSVQSLGRQKRIEVAPGFDPSSLRYAFDAKKVLEDITEYSLRMAREAGYDNVGTWEWIVSPTGQPFLMEVNTRIQVENGVSARIASIKGRGDVDLIAEQIRVGLGAPLGYAQQDIRLGGVGIEYRIIAEDPDNRFAPWVGRITSFDWPEQPWLTVHTQVPRDREYEIPTDFDPNLALAIIWGKDLDEARARGQEFLDTLTLAGENAGGEPLKSNIAFLKRKTEKILVF
- the pbpC gene encoding penicillin-binding protein 1C, giving the protein MTQKAVARARRVVTALSLFLVLALVSAFILDRLFPFPVDRLEPAPSTRVLDRNGKSLRYFLAPDGMWRFPVTLDEVSPDLVTALIHSEDRHFRHHPGVNPLAVIRAMWSNLRHGRVVSGASTIPMQVARMADPHPRTFGTKLVEALRALQLSAHYSKEQILTWYVNLAPFGGNVVGVGAASWQYFGKKPDALSLGEIALLSVLPRSPSRYNPLKNPEAALKVRNQVLKRFARDGVFSEARIAESQSRPLLASRAAVPQAAPHFCRWLRSRLPEQAVLRSSLDKRMQGIVESAIASRLEELRRAAIGSVAVVVLHTRTREILAYAGSPDFWDTARQGQVDNALSRRSPGSTLKPFLYALAFDQGHLTPGSMLLDVPTDFGGYMPENYGQDFQGLISARMALATSLNVPAARLLARCGLAPFHDLLRRGGLTTLDRPAAHYGLSLALGGCEVRLLELVNLYATLGAGGEYRPVRPLAGGDRHGGTQIISPEASAMVLDILAATRRPEMSDSWEFTVGAPAVAWKTGTSFGHRDAWAAGLSQELAIGVWAGNPDGSQCKNISGTLHAGPLLFDLFRMLSPGTTSLPRFAAPALRRIPVCALSGHRPGPACPTTLTQAIAGVTSLPVCTLHKRIFVDPETGLRLHGDCLLSRTAREETALIWPAELVAYRMAQGAPLPGLPKVHPDCPDVPEEKGPLIQSPSARTPYLIRPDAPPEFQRLALVAAPGTGAAVHYWYVDGRYVGHASPETPCFVTLEPGRHSASVTDDLGRGSQIHFVVRELADPQRGTALRDAARPR